A DNA window from Paenibacillus sp. HWE-109 contains the following coding sequences:
- a CDS encoding carbohydrate ABC transporter permease encodes MNKNHAAKKTIITILMCLLGILFMSPFLWMLSASMKPEADVFIYPIQWIPKHWNVIENYTKVWTETKFALFYWNSIKVTVGTTVLSVLLSSMAAYAFSKIKFRGRHVLFIVVLAIYMIPSQAILVPQFLLFRWIGLYDSHFGLILLGSFSVLGTFMLRQFYMGIHEEFIESARIDGAGHIRIFFSICTPLVRPAIATYAILRFIWTWNDYQNPLIFLRSKDLFTLPLGIRSFADLNGDFYSLIMAASVSAIVPLLIIFIIGQKQVIEGISMGGVKG; translated from the coding sequence ATGAATAAGAATCATGCTGCCAAAAAAACAATTATAACCATACTAATGTGCCTACTTGGCATATTGTTCATGTCACCCTTCCTGTGGATGCTTTCAGCCTCTATGAAACCGGAAGCCGATGTGTTTATATATCCGATTCAGTGGATACCTAAGCATTGGAATGTGATTGAGAATTATACCAAAGTATGGACAGAGACGAAGTTTGCTTTATTTTATTGGAATTCCATTAAAGTTACGGTTGGAACTACGGTTTTATCCGTACTTCTTTCCTCGATGGCGGCTTATGCGTTTTCGAAAATCAAATTCCGTGGCCGTCACGTGCTCTTCATTGTTGTTCTTGCCATCTATATGATTCCGAGCCAAGCGATTCTTGTTCCCCAATTCCTGCTGTTTCGCTGGATCGGCCTGTATGATAGTCATTTTGGCTTAATTTTATTAGGATCTTTCAGTGTATTAGGAACGTTCATGCTGCGCCAATTCTATATGGGGATTCATGAAGAGTTCATTGAATCAGCGAGAATAGATGGAGCTGGACATATTAGAATTTTCTTCTCCATCTGTACACCGCTTGTTCGTCCGGCGATTGCGACTTATGCGATTCTACGTTTTATCTGGACGTGGAACGATTACCAGAATCCGCTGATCTTCTTAAGATCCAAGGATTTATTCACACTCCCGCTGGGGATTCGCTCTTTTGCAGATTTGAACGGTGATTTCTACTCTCTCATTATGGCTGCTTCTGTATCTGCTATCGTTCCTTTGCTTATTATTTTCATCATTGGTCAAAAGCAAGTTATCGAAGGTATTTCGATGGGCGGGGTCAAAGGTTGA
- a CDS encoding helix-turn-helix domain-containing protein: MYEVIIVDDDLPVLEFLSSAIEWKKLGFHLAGAYENPLDALAAGRGGKLDVLISDIGMPDINGLELIGGIREAHPHVKAVILSCHDDFHYAQAAVKLSVSEYVLKETMNVTNISEMLKRLKDQLDVEIGQLSKSQKLEKEVALNRSSSKRHFIRSTVNEPLFDSEEWSLKADSFGIHLGQQGVLPVYGYVNRLKEADHRFQSKDLFEYTIENIVEELLVDQKDTALFTYDTGEIIILFPHYANLHVNNSQKVEQTLRHLQGCLQQYVKMSFSFLTGKPAKDPRSLKDQLIRMAEVKTMRFYLPESTVLSLESIREGFGDGGLLLAQYAATLDEFRSVVFDERLDLIDVHVSKWIDFIQYHRFRPMEVKEWLLKMILDVRMRLKSLQHYQSTFSSELLHHDVHELSSIRELELWLKDYLQQAIQWAGQVYRESHNREILECQRFVYHNLHTKVSLEDAAAHLHLHPSYLSRLFKKETGENFIEYVTRMKMEKAKELLEITDKTVEQISDMLGYENKNYFGKLFKAHTGFVPNAFRGQSKGVQPS, encoded by the coding sequence ATGTACGAAGTCATAATTGTGGACGACGATTTACCGGTGCTTGAATTCCTAAGTTCAGCAATTGAGTGGAAAAAGCTTGGATTTCATCTGGCGGGTGCCTATGAGAATCCATTAGATGCGCTTGCTGCCGGCCGGGGAGGCAAATTGGATGTGCTGATTAGTGACATTGGTATGCCTGATATCAATGGGCTGGAACTCATTGGCGGCATACGGGAAGCACATCCCCACGTCAAGGCTGTTATCCTTTCCTGCCACGATGATTTTCACTATGCGCAAGCAGCCGTGAAACTATCGGTGAGTGAATATGTACTGAAAGAAACGATGAATGTCACCAACATTTCCGAGATGCTCAAGAGACTCAAAGATCAGTTGGACGTCGAAATCGGGCAGCTTTCCAAGAGCCAAAAGCTCGAAAAGGAAGTCGCTTTGAACCGCAGTTCGTCCAAGCGTCATTTTATCCGCAGTACGGTGAACGAGCCGCTGTTTGACTCTGAAGAGTGGAGCCTTAAGGCGGATAGTTTTGGCATTCATTTGGGTCAGCAGGGGGTGCTGCCCGTATATGGCTACGTGAACCGCTTGAAAGAAGCGGATCATCGCTTTCAATCCAAGGATCTTTTTGAATATACGATCGAGAATATTGTTGAGGAACTGTTGGTCGATCAGAAGGATACCGCTCTTTTCACGTATGATACCGGCGAAATTATTATCCTGTTCCCCCACTACGCCAATCTGCATGTGAACAATAGCCAGAAAGTTGAACAAACATTAAGGCACTTGCAAGGCTGCTTGCAGCAGTATGTGAAGATGTCTTTCTCCTTCCTGACGGGAAAACCGGCCAAAGACCCGCGTTCTTTGAAAGATCAGTTAATCCGAATGGCCGAAGTCAAAACGATGCGGTTTTATTTACCTGAATCCACCGTGCTGTCCCTGGAAAGCATCAGAGAAGGCTTCGGCGACGGGGGATTATTGCTGGCGCAGTACGCTGCAACCTTGGATGAGTTTCGGAGCGTTGTGTTCGATGAACGGCTGGATTTAATTGATGTGCATGTATCCAAATGGATTGATTTCATCCAGTATCACCGGTTTCGTCCGATGGAGGTCAAGGAGTGGCTGCTCAAAATGATCCTCGACGTGCGGATGCGGCTGAAGTCGCTGCAGCATTACCAGTCTACATTCTCATCGGAGCTGCTGCATCATGATGTACATGAATTGTCCTCGATCCGTGAGCTCGAGCTGTGGCTGAAAGATTACCTCCAACAAGCCATTCAATGGGCCGGACAAGTGTACCGCGAATCTCACAATCGTGAAATTCTGGAGTGTCAGCGCTTCGTCTATCACAACTTGCATACGAAGGTCTCCCTCGAGGATGCCGCTGCCCACCTGCATCTGCATCCGAGTTATCTCAGCCGCCTATTCAAGAAGGAAACCGGCGAGAATTTCATCGAATACGTAACCCGGATGAAAATGGAGAAAGCCAAAGAACTGCTCGAAATCACCGATAAAACAGTCGAGCAGATTTCCGACATGCTCGGCTACGAAAATAAAAACTACTTCGGCAAACTGTTCAAAGCCCATACCGGCTTTGTGCCCAACGCCTTCCGCGGCCAGTCGAAGGGCGTTCAGCCTAGCTGA
- a CDS encoding cache domain-containing sensor histidine kinase, whose amino-acid sequence MPNWTRTLSLRNKLVLTILICLVLPSLVSMNVSNLLTRDAVKSQVTDNSIESMRIVNQIVNGQLKNMIYVMNFIQFDDELQPSIRELGRADAETDQGDVLQYKQTIIKRITTVIDTFGNLNVTLLLPNHDYVASYSTFTFNPNDFLKKDWFSAVEQISGYNVKWIGAEPNYSRTTSQPYLLAAAKPIRKNDVTYGYVVVGLEMNTLQQLFDQYKNNESMVIIDQNGRIIVDKDSDKIGTQFAYQNQLPPEDGSSFVKVAGEDYILLSNQVTPDWRLVSMSPYKTAAHRIESFRKTDFFIQIFFLLLFAVILLYMVRALTKPIARLVQTVVRIESGQLGERSNISGGDEVGRLGYVFDRMIDRIEDMIVENRHEQELKREAELAMLQAQINPHFLFNVLNSIRLKIMMKGDSENAELISSLSSLLRMTINRNNAYIPLHEEIEINEHYVKLLNSRHGDRVNLRISAASDTLFIEIPRFMLQPLIENAYIHGLKSKSGEITIASRICEDGRLQVEVRDSGLGMPPERLAALRNYLGPIQQVEDATSPALSGIGLHNVFERLRLIYGHQFDYEIISEQGQGTQIMLRFPQQARTEG is encoded by the coding sequence GTGCCGAATTGGACTCGAACCTTATCGCTTCGCAATAAATTGGTACTGACGATTCTGATTTGTCTCGTTCTGCCATCGCTGGTTTCCATGAACGTCTCCAATCTCTTGACGCGGGATGCGGTGAAGTCGCAAGTGACGGATAACTCCATCGAATCCATGCGTATTGTGAACCAGATTGTCAACGGACAATTAAAAAATATGATTTATGTGATGAATTTCATTCAATTCGATGATGAGCTTCAGCCTTCGATTCGAGAACTGGGCAGAGCGGACGCCGAAACGGACCAAGGCGATGTGCTGCAGTATAAACAAACAATCATTAAGCGCATTACCACGGTTATCGATACTTTTGGCAATCTCAATGTGACCTTGCTGCTTCCCAATCATGATTATGTGGCTTCTTACTCAACTTTTACCTTTAATCCCAATGACTTTCTGAAAAAAGATTGGTTTAGCGCGGTCGAGCAAATTTCCGGGTATAACGTGAAGTGGATTGGCGCTGAGCCCAATTACAGCCGCACGACAAGTCAGCCCTATTTGCTGGCAGCCGCCAAGCCGATTCGCAAGAACGACGTCACCTATGGGTATGTCGTTGTCGGATTGGAAATGAACACGCTCCAGCAGTTGTTTGATCAGTATAAAAATAATGAATCCATGGTCATCATTGACCAAAATGGGCGCATCATCGTCGATAAGGACTCGGATAAGATCGGCACGCAATTCGCTTATCAGAATCAGCTTCCTCCGGAGGATGGTTCTTCTTTCGTGAAGGTTGCCGGGGAAGATTATATTCTGCTCAGCAATCAAGTTACGCCGGATTGGCGGCTTGTGAGCATGAGCCCTTATAAGACGGCGGCTCATAGAATTGAGTCATTCCGCAAGACGGATTTCTTCATTCAGATCTTCTTTTTACTTTTATTTGCCGTCATTCTGCTCTATATGGTGCGTGCTCTGACCAAACCGATTGCGCGGCTTGTCCAAACGGTCGTCCGGATCGAATCCGGTCAGCTTGGGGAGCGCTCCAATATTAGCGGAGGCGATGAGGTTGGTCGTCTGGGCTATGTGTTCGATCGTATGATTGACCGCATTGAGGATATGATTGTTGAAAATCGCCACGAGCAAGAGTTGAAGCGGGAAGCGGAACTCGCGATGCTGCAGGCGCAAATTAATCCACACTTCCTGTTTAATGTGCTCAATTCGATCCGTTTGAAAATCATGATGAAAGGGGATTCCGAGAATGCGGAGCTGATCAGCTCGTTATCCTCGCTTCTGCGAATGACGATCAATCGGAATAACGCTTATATTCCCCTGCATGAGGAGATCGAGATTAACGAGCACTATGTCAAACTGCTTAACTCGCGGCACGGGGATCGAGTGAACTTGCGGATTTCAGCTGCTTCCGACACGCTGTTTATTGAAATCCCCCGATTCATGCTGCAGCCGCTTATTGAAAATGCTTATATCCATGGATTAAAAAGCAAATCGGGCGAAATCACCATAGCTTCCCGAATTTGCGAGGATGGCAGGCTGCAGGTCGAAGTAAGAGACTCGGGGCTTGGCATGCCGCCAGAGCGGTTGGCTGCGCTGCGCAATTATTTGGGTCCCATCCAGCAGGTGGAAGACGCGACTAGCCCAGCCTTGTCGGGCATCGGTCTCCATAATGTATTTGAACGGTTGCGGTTGATTTATGGCCATCAATTCGATTATGAAATCATCAGCGAGCAAGGCCAAGGAACGCAGATTATGCTGCGCTTCCCACAACAGGCGCGAACGGAGGGCTAA
- a CDS encoding HIT family protein — MVYENDDLACLLDIAPLNEGHLLILPKKHFHDLDELDEHTAMSVMSVSALLSKVLKEVFQPDGITILQNGGKFNDLGHYHMHVFPRYETDGFAWVEPTGAANHSGRLEETKVRIASCLNAKP; from the coding sequence ATGGTTTATGAAAATGATGATTTGGCTTGTTTGTTGGATATAGCTCCGCTAAATGAGGGGCATCTTCTCATCCTTCCCAAGAAGCATTTTCACGACTTGGACGAGTTGGATGAACATACGGCTATGTCTGTAATGTCGGTATCGGCATTATTGTCAAAGGTCTTAAAGGAAGTCTTTCAGCCAGATGGGATCACCATTCTCCAAAACGGTGGGAAATTTAATGATCTTGGTCACTACCATATGCATGTGTTTCCGCGATATGAAACGGATGGCTTTGCATGGGTGGAGCCGACTGGCGCTGCAAACCATAGCGGTCGATTGGAAGAAACGAAAGTGCGAATAGCGAGTTGTCTGAATGCCAAACCGTAA
- a CDS encoding ABC transporter substrate-binding protein — MKKSLLVLSGILAISTALAGCGKSETPAATDKGAGTATAAASAAPNKAPVTIKVQAWYTEAQGNWNATVEAYNKTHPNVKVVYEGMSEKGDSQEGMKKLDLLAASGEQMDVVMYSSASDFAQRVGAGILEPLDEYLKKDNIVVKDEYKIDPVVNGKYYALPGKMIEWFVLLNKDKLDEAKLPVPTDWTWNDYAEYAKKLTKGEGAAKSYGSYFHNWKDYALLALNNDMDNPYLVKSDGTQNIDNPKVRFSLDLRNKLENVDKTSVPYFEVVSQKMAYRDVFYSGKTAMLATGNWMVGELALNAKFKTVFAPYPKYDAKDTNGLTEVGADFMGVAANSKNKQAAYDFVKWYTTEGIQTQGLFFSGWKKADINKNVEAILKSGKPDQVAMIDKDSLLATLKVNKATKLVVPPTYALQQEKDYLTQVELFLTGKQDLEKTITTAKTKLEDIRKSNAK, encoded by the coding sequence ATGAAAAAGAGTTTATTAGTTCTAAGTGGTATCTTGGCCATCAGTACAGCGCTTGCAGGCTGCGGCAAGTCAGAAACGCCAGCTGCAACAGATAAAGGTGCCGGGACAGCTACCGCGGCAGCAAGTGCAGCTCCTAATAAAGCACCAGTTACAATTAAAGTACAAGCTTGGTACACCGAAGCACAAGGGAACTGGAATGCTACCGTTGAAGCTTACAATAAAACACACCCGAACGTGAAAGTTGTATATGAAGGAATGTCCGAAAAAGGCGATTCACAAGAAGGCATGAAAAAGCTTGATTTGTTGGCGGCTTCCGGCGAGCAAATGGACGTTGTTATGTACTCCAGCGCATCCGATTTCGCTCAACGTGTTGGCGCAGGTATTTTGGAACCGCTCGATGAGTATTTGAAGAAAGATAACATTGTCGTCAAAGATGAATATAAAATTGATCCGGTTGTAAACGGGAAATACTATGCGCTGCCAGGTAAAATGATCGAATGGTTCGTTCTACTGAACAAGGACAAATTGGACGAAGCGAAGCTTCCGGTGCCAACGGACTGGACATGGAATGACTATGCGGAATATGCTAAAAAGTTGACGAAGGGTGAAGGCGCCGCCAAATCGTACGGTTCCTACTTCCATAACTGGAAGGATTACGCCCTCTTGGCTTTGAACAACGATATGGATAACCCGTATCTCGTGAAATCCGATGGCACGCAAAATATCGACAATCCGAAAGTGCGCTTCTCCTTGGATCTGCGCAACAAATTGGAGAATGTCGACAAAACATCCGTTCCTTACTTTGAAGTTGTTTCGCAAAAGATGGCATATCGTGACGTCTTCTACAGTGGCAAAACAGCGATGCTTGCAACAGGCAACTGGATGGTTGGAGAGCTGGCTTTGAACGCGAAGTTCAAAACCGTCTTTGCGCCATATCCGAAATATGATGCCAAAGATACAAACGGGTTAACCGAAGTTGGCGCTGACTTCATGGGCGTTGCTGCGAATTCCAAGAACAAACAAGCGGCTTATGATTTCGTGAAATGGTACACAACAGAAGGTATCCAAACACAAGGTCTGTTCTTCTCCGGTTGGAAAAAAGCCGATATCAACAAGAACGTAGAGGCGATCTTGAAAAGCGGCAAACCAGATCAAGTGGCTATGATTGATAAAGATTCCTTGCTGGCTACACTGAAAGTGAACAAAGCAACGAAACTGGTTGTGCCTCCAACTTACGCGCTTCAACAAGAGAAAGACTATTTAACGCAAGTGGAGCTGTTCTTAACAGGCAAGCAGGATTTGGAAAAAACGATTACGACAGCGAAAACCAAATTGGAAGATATCCGTAAAAGCAATGCGAAGTAA
- a CDS encoding carbohydrate ABC transporter permease yields MATKTHTESGTLSSVKVKRKSSMRQIREDLMGYAFVSPMVLGLVIFTLFPIIASFFLSFTDWNFVAGFSKTKFLGLDNFIKLIHDSVFLLSLKNNLILMVVVPVTLAISVALAVIIDKKIHLKDLLKVVFFIPYISSIVAVAIVFQVLFHPTYGPINQILMSWGMDNPPKWLADPDFALYCVMGLMVWVQIGYNMIIFMAGLQSIPNDLYEAADIDGASKWKQFYSITVPLLSPTTFFLLVTGIIGTFKVFDVISVLTGGGPANSTTVVVYRLYETAFVNLQSGYASAMAVVLLIFVLLVTLLQWIGQRRWVNY; encoded by the coding sequence ATGGCTACGAAAACACATACAGAATCGGGCACCCTTTCATCCGTAAAAGTGAAGCGGAAAAGTTCGATGCGACAAATACGCGAGGATTTGATGGGTTACGCCTTCGTCAGTCCGATGGTGCTGGGCTTGGTTATATTCACACTGTTTCCAATCATAGCTTCCTTTTTTCTCAGCTTTACGGATTGGAATTTTGTTGCCGGATTTTCGAAAACGAAATTTCTGGGTTTAGATAATTTTATCAAGCTTATCCATGATTCAGTATTTCTCTTATCCTTAAAAAATAATCTGATTTTAATGGTTGTTGTGCCCGTGACGCTGGCGATTTCAGTCGCTTTGGCTGTCATTATTGACAAGAAGATTCATCTTAAAGATTTATTGAAGGTTGTTTTTTTCATACCGTATATCTCAAGCATTGTTGCTGTAGCGATTGTATTTCAAGTATTATTTCACCCAACCTATGGGCCGATTAACCAAATCCTGATGTCCTGGGGGATGGACAACCCGCCGAAATGGCTGGCTGATCCGGACTTTGCCTTATACTGTGTCATGGGACTCATGGTATGGGTGCAAATTGGCTATAACATGATTATTTTCATGGCTGGACTTCAGTCCATTCCGAACGATCTCTACGAGGCCGCTGATATTGACGGCGCTTCAAAATGGAAGCAATTTTACAGTATCACCGTGCCATTGCTTTCGCCAACAACGTTCTTCTTGCTTGTTACCGGCATCATTGGAACTTTCAAAGTATTCGACGTGATTTCGGTACTAACCGGCGGTGGGCCAGCGAATTCTACGACGGTCGTCGTTTACCGACTATATGAGACAGCTTTTGTTAATCTTCAATCGGGTTATGCTTCTGCGATGGCTGTTGTTCTGTTGATTTTTGTTCTGCTAGTTACCTTGCTGCAATGGATCGGACAACGGAGATGGGTTAATTATTAA
- a CDS encoding DEAD/DEAH box helicase, with the protein MSTRQFTDYKLSEDIVRALHSLGYEKATDVQNEVIPIALQEKDLTVKSRTGSGKTAAFGIPICELVEWEENRPQALILTPTRELADQVKQDITNIGRFKRIKAVALYGKQPFAKQKLELHQKCHVVVGTPGRVLDHIQKGTLDLERLKYLVIDEADEMLRMGFIEQVGAIIDELPTDRMTMLFSATLPVDVENLCHQYMKNPIDIEIQTPEAAKVQIEHTLLTVRESDKFNVLKDVFVVENPDNCIIFCRTQEHVDYLFRQLDQLDYPCDKIHGGMMQDDRFLVMNAFKRGEFRFLVATDVAARGIDVEDITHVINYDIPLEKESYVHRIGRTGRAGKTGKAITFVTPNEDKFLAEIEGYLGFEIPRRDTPSAAAVEQGQAAFDRKMQATPVIKRDRSDHLNKGIMKLYFNGGKKKKIRAVDFVGTLAKIEGVSAEDIGIITIQDNVSYVDILNGKGPLVLKIMRNTTIKGKLLKVHEANK; encoded by the coding sequence GTGAGTACAAGGCAGTTTACGGATTATAAGTTAAGTGAGGATATTGTCCGGGCGCTTCATAGTTTGGGGTACGAGAAGGCAACGGATGTGCAGAACGAAGTGATCCCGATCGCGCTTCAGGAGAAGGATCTTACCGTGAAGTCGAGAACGGGGAGCGGGAAGACGGCGGCGTTCGGCATTCCGATTTGTGAGTTGGTGGAATGGGAGGAGAACAGGCCGCAGGCGCTGATTCTGACACCGACGAGAGAGCTGGCCGATCAGGTGAAGCAGGATATCACGAATATCGGACGGTTTAAGCGGATTAAGGCGGTAGCTTTGTACGGGAAGCAGCCTTTTGCCAAGCAGAAGCTGGAACTGCATCAGAAGTGTCATGTGGTCGTGGGCACACCGGGGCGCGTACTTGATCATATTCAGAAAGGAACGCTTGATCTGGAGCGGCTGAAATATCTGGTTATTGATGAGGCGGATGAAATGCTGCGGATGGGCTTCATTGAGCAGGTGGGTGCGATTATTGATGAGCTGCCGACAGACCGTATGACGATGCTGTTTTCGGCGACACTGCCAGTGGATGTAGAGAATCTGTGCCATCAATATATGAAGAATCCGATCGATATTGAGATTCAAACGCCAGAAGCAGCCAAGGTTCAGATTGAACATACGCTGCTGACCGTACGCGAGAGCGATAAATTTAATGTGCTGAAGGATGTCTTCGTGGTGGAGAATCCGGACAATTGCATCATTTTCTGCCGGACACAGGAGCATGTGGACTACTTATTCCGCCAGCTGGATCAACTGGACTATCCGTGTGATAAAATTCATGGCGGCATGATGCAGGATGATCGTTTCCTTGTGATGAATGCATTCAAACGAGGCGAGTTCCGTTTCCTGGTGGCCACGGATGTCGCGGCGCGGGGGATTGATGTAGAAGACATCACCCATGTCATCAACTATGATATTCCGCTTGAAAAAGAAAGCTACGTTCACCGGATCGGTAGAACCGGACGAGCAGGCAAAACCGGCAAAGCGATCACCTTCGTCACGCCGAATGAAGATAAATTTCTAGCCGAGATCGAAGGCTATCTGGGTTTCGAGATCCCGCGCAGAGATACGCCATCCGCGGCGGCGGTGGAACAGGGACAAGCCGCTTTTGATCGGAAGATGCAGGCTACGCCTGTGATCAAAAGGGATCGCAGCGATCATTTGAATAAAGGAATTATGAAGCTTTATTTTAACGGCGGCAAAAAGAAGAAAATCAGAGCGGTGGACTTTGTAGGCACACTTGCCAAAATCGAAGGCGTATCGGCAGAGGATATCGGGATCATTACGATTCAAGACAACGTTTCGTATGTGGATATTTTGAATGGCAAAGGGCCATTGGTGCTCAAAATCATGCGAAATACGACGATTAAAGGCAAGCTGCTGAAAGTGCACGAAGCGAATAAATAA
- a CDS encoding DUF6886 family protein translates to MELFHFSEDSTIIHFEPRVKSNRTDMPPVVWAIDQEHEFTFYVPRDCPRIVYRRSEGLSEADHARFFGASPAEIIMTVEAHWYQAIRDATIYRYTLPGDSFAIFDETAGYYISEKAVDPIRMDPLTNLIERIIALDVEIRFTPSLHPLREAILNSSLADFGIHRFENAGKF, encoded by the coding sequence GATTATACATTTTGAGCCAAGAGTGAAATCCAATCGAACAGATATGCCTCCGGTGGTTTGGGCCATTGATCAAGAGCATGAATTTACCTTCTATGTGCCCAGAGACTGCCCAAGAATTGTGTATCGCAGGTCCGAAGGATTAAGTGAAGCAGATCACGCTCGATTTTTTGGCGCAAGCCCCGCGGAAATCATCATGACGGTTGAAGCACATTGGTACCAAGCGATTCGTGACGCAACCATCTACCGCTATACGCTTCCGGGGGACAGCTTCGCTATATTTGATGAAACGGCAGGTTATTATATTTCTGAAAAAGCAGTTGACCCCATACGGATGGATCCACTTACGAACTTAATAGAGAGAATCATCGCATTAGATGTAGAGATTCGTTTCACACCGAGCCTGCATCCTTTGCGGGAAGCTATTTTGAATTCGAGCTTAGCGGATTTTGGGATACATCGCTTTGAGAATGCTGGCAAGTTTTGA